In Desulfomonilaceae bacterium, the following proteins share a genomic window:
- a CDS encoding DUF4917 family protein, with the protein MSLTPWDELEKNFEILVLGNGASAAVDEGFLYQSLRQEAEGTGRITPNVSEIFNYLETSDFELVLKMLLHTSRVNQALRIDNDTPEAVYSEIKKALIETVRETHVPYEKVLRLLKPMWKFMENFHTVVSLNYDLLVYWAIMAGNEEIGGNHFKDCFVDENNQFRYNKWDELRQGWNGLKKSTLVFYPHGNLCLETDDTNSDRKIQRQEDNNLLNVILKRWEDDNISPLFVSEGTTQQKTKAISRSPYLSTVSKIVLPSLTGNVLVYGWSMSESDVHLVQRLITVNTPKVAISVHKGNKTYTEVEQKCHDFERLVQLCSPFTDVEFFDSQDQGCWLQTPS; encoded by the coding sequence ATGTCGTTAACACCATGGGATGAACTTGAGAAAAATTTTGAGATCTTGGTTCTTGGGAATGGAGCCAGTGCTGCTGTTGATGAAGGCTTCTTGTATCAATCCTTAAGGCAAGAAGCCGAGGGAACTGGCCGCATAACTCCTAACGTGTCTGAGATATTTAATTACTTGGAAACCTCTGACTTTGAACTAGTGCTAAAAATGCTGTTGCACACTTCTCGCGTCAACCAAGCTTTGCGGATAGACAATGACACTCCGGAAGCTGTTTATTCCGAAATTAAGAAAGCGCTGATTGAAACCGTTCGCGAAACTCACGTTCCTTATGAAAAAGTGCTCCGTCTTTTGAAGCCAATGTGGAAATTCATGGAAAACTTTCACACGGTCGTGAGTTTGAATTATGATTTATTAGTCTACTGGGCGATAATGGCAGGAAACGAAGAAATAGGCGGCAACCATTTTAAGGACTGTTTCGTAGATGAGAACAATCAGTTCCGGTATAATAAATGGGATGAGCTCAGGCAGGGGTGGAATGGTCTTAAAAAATCGACTCTGGTGTTTTATCCTCATGGAAATTTGTGTCTTGAAACTGATGACACCAATTCCGACAGGAAAATTCAGAGACAAGAAGATAATAATTTATTGAATGTCATCTTAAAAAGGTGGGAAGATGATAATATAAGTCCACTGTTTGTCAGCGAGGGGACCACTCAACAAAAAACAAAGGCCATCAGTCGTAGCCCATATCTAAGTACCGTCTCCAAAATAGTTCTTCCATCACTCACAGGAAATGTTCTCGTGTACGGTTGGTCTATGAGTGAGAGCGATGTGCATCTTGTTCAAAGGCTTATCACGGTTAACACTCCGAAGGTGGCCATTTCAGTCCACAAGGGAAACAAGACATATACAGAGGTCGAGCAAAAGTGTCATGATTTCGAACGCCTCGTTCAACTATGCAGTCCATTCACAGACGTAGAATTCTTTGATTCACAGGATCAGGGGTGCTGGCTTCAAACACCCTCTTAA
- a CDS encoding ankyrin repeat domain-containing protein — MHRTFFGLPVIIFITFLSVVTPAIAGEMDQELIEVAGIGDTARLEDLLRKGANVNARDDDGQTPLIKAAGEGRDKIVDKLLNSGAHAQLTTKDGQTALIEACRRGHSQAARLLLEKGANVHIKDKSGRDALMYASRKGSTDTIALLIQWGSNLNVSDKNGETALIMACKQGHRDVVRSLLNRGASIPADGKFGSELVKACMLGDVVSVSGVLEKGADVDSKARNGNYPAIFLASALGYADVVKLLLKKGANIIPKSESKHAPPSLIYAAKNGHLPVVQALLVDKMDLNARDEDGDTSLTLAAEGGNLDIIDLLVSKGANVNTPNSSGETALMLASENGHAEVVKLLLSKKANSNLRDKRGLTALMAASKLGNLETVQVLLEGKTDPDSADNRGKTAVMLAVSNGRPEALEALLEAGAKPDKSMKDDGWTALLEAAKHNRLEEARLLLKHGAAPNNKDRKGSSALHFSAGRDSLEMVKLLLEAGATPDQRDSEGWTPLIVACASNLQEITTRLIDAGADVNAKTKKGASALMLTSIRGYSPIVEQLWERGADVNALDSKGRTALFYSVVGNRIFIAKGLLEKGALPDLRDNDGLTPLMLASAEGNVDLVKLLLKNGADINLKSKRAGTALNIAEKLRHRPVIDLLTNYTAVGLGALDSPEPVGGFLGVNIQNLSPELARSLGMSTTDGALVVLVTHDSPAQKAGVIVKDVILKFNGTTVKDVKDLLTRVRNCSPGEAVTLTVFRDRRLVGLVANIADRPEAKQHETHAEQEKPNTSFEDAIRKFNAAPGDDYVEKPPTSIPKDERFIVLNGRIETRDGDLIICKTQTTSYSRSDEVLPGKWAFKSNLIPSYLPRINEEVRVIGKIVSVIKGQLVIGAPVHVIVLEAEAVEADGKFFQR; from the coding sequence TGCATCGCACATTTTTTGGCCTACCAGTTATTATTTTCATCACATTTTTGTCCGTAGTAACGCCCGCAATCGCAGGAGAGATGGACCAGGAACTGATCGAGGTTGCAGGGATTGGAGATACTGCCAGACTGGAGGATCTGTTACGAAAAGGCGCAAATGTAAACGCAAGAGATGATGATGGTCAAACACCCTTGATTAAGGCGGCCGGCGAGGGTCGTGATAAAATTGTCGACAAGTTGTTAAACTCGGGGGCTCATGCCCAACTTACTACAAAGGATGGGCAGACAGCGCTAATAGAAGCCTGCAGGCGTGGACACTCTCAAGCGGCTCGACTGTTGCTCGAAAAGGGGGCCAATGTTCACATCAAGGATAAATCAGGCCGTGACGCTCTTATGTATGCGTCCAGAAAGGGGTCAACGGACACCATTGCCCTTCTCATTCAATGGGGCTCCAATTTAAATGTATCTGACAAAAACGGCGAGACAGCATTAATAATGGCTTGTAAACAGGGCCATAGAGATGTTGTTCGAAGTCTCCTAAACAGAGGAGCAAGTATACCTGCTGACGGCAAATTTGGTTCCGAGTTGGTTAAAGCCTGTATGCTTGGAGATGTCGTTAGCGTCAGTGGCGTTTTAGAAAAAGGCGCTGACGTTGACTCTAAAGCTCGAAATGGAAATTATCCAGCTATATTTCTCGCCTCGGCGCTAGGCTACGCAGATGTGGTGAAATTGCTTTTAAAAAAAGGCGCAAACATTATTCCGAAGTCTGAATCTAAACACGCTCCTCCGTCGTTGATATACGCAGCCAAGAACGGTCACCTGCCGGTCGTGCAGGCTCTCTTAGTCGACAAAATGGACCTAAACGCAAGAGACGAAGACGGGGACACATCGTTAACGCTGGCGGCTGAAGGAGGGAATTTAGACATAATTGATCTGTTGGTCAGCAAAGGGGCAAACGTAAACACGCCAAACAGCTCTGGTGAGACTGCACTAATGCTAGCTTCTGAAAACGGGCATGCAGAAGTAGTAAAATTACTCCTGAGCAAAAAGGCAAATTCAAACTTGCGAGATAAGCGAGGGCTGACGGCTCTTATGGCTGCATCCAAACTGGGCAATCTTGAAACTGTACAAGTTCTGTTAGAAGGTAAGACGGACCCCGACTCGGCTGACAATAGGGGTAAGACGGCAGTTATGTTAGCTGTTTCAAATGGCCGCCCCGAAGCGCTTGAAGCCCTTCTTGAAGCAGGAGCCAAGCCAGATAAATCAATGAAAGATGACGGGTGGACTGCTTTACTAGAGGCTGCAAAACACAATCGACTTGAAGAGGCCAGGTTGTTGTTGAAACATGGGGCCGCGCCAAACAATAAGGACAGAAAAGGTAGTAGCGCACTACACTTCTCTGCGGGTCGTGATTCCCTGGAGATGGTTAAATTACTTCTCGAAGCTGGGGCTACCCCTGACCAAAGAGATTCTGAAGGCTGGACCCCACTGATAGTAGCTTGCGCTAGTAATCTTCAGGAGATAACGACAAGGCTTATCGATGCTGGCGCGGATGTAAACGCTAAGACGAAGAAAGGCGCTTCCGCTCTCATGTTGACCTCGATTCGAGGCTATTCTCCAATTGTGGAACAACTTTGGGAAAGAGGGGCAGACGTTAATGCTCTTGACTCCAAAGGGCGCACTGCCCTGTTTTATTCCGTTGTAGGGAACAGAATCTTTATTGCAAAAGGCCTTCTTGAGAAAGGCGCTTTGCCAGACCTGAGAGACAACGATGGTTTAACTCCACTGATGTTGGCCAGCGCCGAGGGGAATGTTGACCTTGTGAAACTATTGTTAAAAAACGGCGCAGATATAAATTTGAAAAGCAAAAGAGCAGGGACAGCTTTAAACATCGCGGAGAAATTGCGCCATAGGCCAGTGATCGATTTACTTACAAACTACACTGCTGTTGGCTTAGGAGCATTGGACAGTCCAGAGCCTGTGGGCGGCTTTCTTGGTGTGAACATACAAAATCTCTCGCCAGAACTAGCCAGGTCCTTGGGCATGTCAACAACTGATGGCGCACTAGTTGTACTAGTCACTCACGATTCGCCAGCCCAAAAAGCTGGAGTCATAGTAAAAGATGTCATCCTGAAATTTAACGGAACGACAGTCAAGGATGTAAAAGATCTCCTAACAAGAGTTAGGAACTGTTCGCCTGGTGAAGCAGTAACATTGACGGTTTTTAGAGATCGGCGCCTGGTCGGACTTGTCGCTAATATCGCTGATCGCCCCGAAGCAAAACAACACGAAACTCATGCGGAACAGGAGAAGCCGAACACGTCTTTTGAAGATGCAATCAGAAAATTTAATGCGGCGCCAGGTGATGATTATGTTGAGAAGCCACCCACGTCCATACCGAAGGACGAGAGATTTATTGTTCTGAACGGAAGAATTGAGACTAGGGACGGTGATTTGATCATCTGTAAGACTCAGACAACATCTTATTCAAGGTCGGACGAAGTGCTTCCTGGGAAATGGGCCTTCAAGTCGAACCTCATTCCGTCTTATCTCCCGAGGATTAATGAAGAAGTCAGAGTTATTGGCAAAATAGTTAGTGTCATAAAAGGCCAATTGGTCATCGGCGCTCCCGTTCACGTAATTGTGCTGGAAGCCGAGGCAGTCGAAGCGGATGGAAAATTCTTTCAACGATAG